From the genome of Armatimonadota bacterium:
GGTCTCCGCACCGACCTGACCAAACCGATCGTACTGGCTGCGCTTGACCGGGTCGCTCAGCACCGCGTAGGCCTCGTTGACGTCCTTGAAGCGCTCCGTGGCGTGGGGGTCGTCGCGCCGGACATCGGGGTGGGTCTCGCGCGCGAGCCGGCGGTAGACTTGCTTGATCTCCTCCTGGCTGGCCCGGCGGTCAACGCCGAGTATCTCGTAGAGGTCTCTGGAGTTCATGTGCGCGATTGTGTCGGCAGGATCGAGGCCGGAGCCCTAGGCCGACGACCTCATTGCCTCGCTGAGACTCTCGGCAACGTATCGCACCGCGGTGACCGCGCTGCGGTAGCGCATCCGCGTAGGCCCGAGGATGCCGACGGTTCCGCCGCGCCTGTCGCCCGCTCGGTAGGCCGCCATGACCAGGCTGCAGGCGCGCAGCTCCTCGTGCGGGTTCTCCCCGCCGATAAGGATCCAAACCCCTTCCTCGGGCACCGCGGCAAGCACGGCCTCCAGCACCGATTCGTCCTCGAGGGCCTCGAACAACCTGGTAGCCCGATCAGGGATCTTGAACTCCGGCTCAGCCAGGAGGTGGCGGGCTCCCGCGACCCGGATTCGCGGCCGCACCCCGCGCGCCAGGTCACGCCACAGCCAGGCCTTGACCTCCTCCAACCAGCGGTAGTGATGGGAGGCCTCGCCGAGAACCTGCTCCAGGCGCTGGTGGGTCAGTTCCCCCACCCTGGAACCCTGCAGCCGGTGGGTGATTGCCCGCGACAGGTGCTCGAGATCATCGGGCACAACTCCCTCCGGGAGCTCGATTGAACGTCCCTGAAGCGCTCCGGCTTCCGTGGCTATCACCGCGAGCGCGCGCCGCTCGGCCAGCGGCACAAGGTGCAAAGAGGCGAACATCTGCTCCTGCAGGCCCGGGGCTGCCACAACCGAAGCGTACCCTGTCATGCCTGCTAGCACGCGCGCGGCCTCGCTGGCAACGTCACCGGGCTCCTCGACCGGATCACCCAGCCGGCGGCGGATCTTCTGGCGCGCCGAGCTGCTGAGGGAGTCGGCCTTGGGCAACATGTCCACGTAGACGCGGTACCCCCGGTCAGTGGGGATCCGGCCGGCAGAGGTGTGCGGATGGGTGAGGAGTCCCAGTTCTTCCATGCTGGCCAGGGCGCTGCGGATTGTGGCAGGGCTCACCTGCAGCCGCCCCCGCAGGGCGGCGTGCTCCGACCCCACCGGCTCGGCGGTGCGGACGTGCTCCTCCACGACCGTGCGGAGCAGGATGCGCCTGCGGGCATCAAGCTTCAGCATCCATCCACCTGCGGCTGGCACTCGTCCACCCAGAGTGCCAGCGACCTGATTCAGCGTAGCACCGCTGATTTTGGGGTGTCAAGGAACGGTGCGAACCGACCTGCGCCGCAGGAGGCCCCGCACCAGCGCGAGTTCCTCCACGCGCAGCAGGGCGCATGCCGCCAGGTACACGAGGGCCGCCACGCCCACGCCGAAGGCCAGAAACAGCAGGTCCGCGCGTTCCACAAAGCGCCCATCCAGAAGCCCGCGCTGCGCGACCATCCATCCTGCCCACACCGCAGATGCGGCAGAGACCAGGATGCGGCCGGCCGTACCCATAATCCGCCGGCCGTCCAGAGGGCCCAGTGAGCGCGCCAGCATCCACAGCAGCAACCCCACGTTCACGAACGCCACCACTGCCGAAGCCAGAGCGATCCCTGCCACACCCATCACCCGCATGAGGGCAAACGCAAGAGCGGCGTTCAAGAAGACCATCGCGGCACCGATGGCCACCGGTGTGCGCATGTTCTTAAGGGAGTAGAACGTCCGGGTCACGACGTAGTAGGCCGCCACCGGCACCAGGCCGGTGGCGTAGGCCGCAAGGCACGCGGCCACCGCCCCGGTTGCCGGGGGTCCGAACTCGCCCCGCTCGAAGACCAGTTGGACCAGGGGGCGTGCGAAGACGGCGAGCCCCAGCGACACGGGCACCGTGAGAAACAGGAGTGTGCGCAGCCCCAGTGTTGCGGTCTGGCGCAGTCCCACGCGGTCGCCCTCGGAGGCAAGCCGGCTCATTCCTGGAAAGAGCACCGTCGCCACGGATATGGCCAGAATACCCACCGGCGCCTGGACCATCTCGTAGGCATAGTCCAGCGCGGCAACCGCGTTCACGCCGGTTGCGACCGGGAGGAGCGACGCGAAGAACCGCCCTACGTAGGCGTTGATCTCCACGATGGCCAGGCCGAGCATAGCTGGCAGCGCCAGCCGCATCGCAGTACGGATGGCCGGATGGGACAAGTCGAACTGCGGGCGGTAGCGGAACCCGGCGGCGTGCATCGCGGGCACCTGAACGAGGAACTGGACGGCGGTCCCGGCCACCCAGGCCACGGCCAGCCCGGTGATCCCCATCCTCGGCCCCAGCATGAGCGTCCCGGCAATGATGGCTACGTTGAAGGCCAGCGGAGCCACTGCCGGGGCGGTGAACCGGCGAAGTGCCTGCAGGTACGCGGTGGCGAAAACCGCGAGGGCCAGGAAGAACATGGCCAGGAAGTTGACCCTGGTCAGGGCGACCGTGCGGACGAACTGCACCGGGTCCCCTGCAAAGCCCGGCGCTGCCAGACGGACCAGCGCGGGTGCGGCAATCTGTCCGACCACCACCATCCCCACGCCGAACGCCAGGACAAGCGTGAACAGCCGCGCTGTCACCTGACGCATCTCCGACTCGTCGTCGCGTGCGAGCGTGTCGGAGATGGTTGGGATGAGGACGATGCTGAGGGTACCGCCTATTAGCAGGCGCTGGACGAAGAACGGGACATAGTATCCGATGACGAACGCCGCCCTGGCGTCGGAGGCACCGAACATCGCGGCCACGACTATCTCCCGGACCAGACCCAGGACGCGGCTGCCCACGGTGGCGCCGGCCAGGAGCGTGGCGGCATGCGCAAGACGCTGCCGCGGATGGACGCTCAAGGCCCGTGCTCCCCGGAGTGCTCCTCGGAGCGCACCCCGGCGGCAACTTGTGGCGCTGGGGCGGTCATGCTAGAATCGCGCAGGACCGCCGCTCCCCATGGGCGGCGGATGGAGGGATCGGCGTGGCAAAACGAATCAAGTCCGGACTCAAGCACTTTCGGAAGTCGGCCAGGCGAGCCCAGGCCAATCTTTCCGTGAAGTCGAAGGTCAAGTCGCTGGTGCGGACGGCAACCACCCCGGAGGAGATCGGCGTGGCTCAGGCCGCCCTGGACAAGGCCGCGGCGCGCAAGGTGATTCACCCCAACACCGCTGCCCGCAGGAAGTCACGCATCATGCGCCGCGCCTCAGGCAGAGCCGGCTAGGCACGAGAGGCAGTCCGCTGCTGCGCGGCCGGAGCCCTGCGGCCGGCGAGGCGGACGATCAGCGTTTCCAGGACGAGCCGAGGAGCGCTGCCCGACTTGATAGCACGGTCTGCGGCCTCCAGCGCATCGAAGATCCCCGCGAACTGGTCTGCCCGATAGCCGCGCGCCTGCTCCGCGATCTTGCGCGCGACGAACGGGTGTACCCCGAGGTGCTCGGCCAGCCGTTCGGACGAACGGCCCTTGGCCGCGGCGGCGTGCGCGCGGGCGATCAGGCGGAACTGCCGGACAATCATGAAGAGCACCTGCAACGGCTCGTGCGTTGCGAGGTTGTCGTGGAGAGCCCCCAGCGCCCCGCCGGCATTTCCTCCCCCAACCGCGTCCACCAGCGTGAAGATCGTGGCCTCGCCCAGCCGGCTGGCGATTGCCTCAACATCCGCCGTGGTCACCTGCGGGCGCTCACCGACGTAGGCGGCCAGCTTGGCCACCTCGTGGTAGAGGTCGCGCAGGCTGCCTCCTGATGTCGCCACCAACCCCTCCGCCACCCCGCGTCCCGGGATCTTGCCCGCGGCCACGAACAGGGCCGCCACCCACGCCGGCCGGTCGCGCGGGGGGATCGGGCGGCACTCAATGATGGTTCCCACCCGCTTGAACGTCAGGAACAGCCGCCTGCGCCGGTCCATCTCCCGCGCAATGAAGATGCCTGTGGTGGGGCTGTCTCCCCGCTCGAGGTAGGTAACGAGCGCCTCTTGATCGGCCTCCCGCATTGCCTCGAGCCGCCGGATGACCACCACGCGGCGCGGACCGAAGAACGGCGCCGTGTCCAGCCGGATCAGCAGCTCACCCACGGGCGCGCCGCCGTCGAGCACGTCCAGGTTGAGCTGCCGGTCATCGGGTGGGAGCGTCTCGTCGAGCAGCCGGGCAAGCGTCTGCTCGGCCAGATACTCCTCGTCGCCGATGATCAGCGTCGGTCCGTCAACGCCCGAGCGCACGTGTCCGGCTCCTCATGGTTGTCGCCTGCCATCGGGTTCCATCGCTCCTCAGCGTCACCGCGCCATCCCGATCGGTGCGGTAGATCACGGCGCCCGCGCTCTCCAGCGCCGCCAGCGTGCCCGGATGCGGGTGGCCGAACGAGTTGTCAGCGCCCACCGAGATCACGGCGATACCTGGCCGTACCATCGTCAGGAACGCCGGTGTCGTCGAGGTACGGCTGCCGTGATGCGCCACCTTCAGCACCTGGCTTTGCAGGGTGGTCCCTCGATCCAGAAGGTGCTGCTCTACCGGCGCCTCGATGTCGCCGGTCAGCAGCGCCGCCGTCACCCCGTAGGTCAGCCGGGCGACCATCGCGCCCGCGTGCGCTGGTTCGCCCTCGATCCGAGGGGATGGATCAGGCGGGTGCAGGACCGTCAACCCGACCCCTGCTCCCAGGTCGAGGCCCACGCCTTCCCGTACGGCGCGGCGGGGAACCCGCCGCGCCTCGGCAACGTTGAGGAGGCGGGCGTACAAAGGGGCAGGTTGCGCTACACCGGAATCCAGCACGAGTCCGACCGGGAAGTTCTCCAAGACCGCCAGCAGTCCTCCCACATGGTCGTCATGGGGATGAGAAAGGATCACCGCGTCGAGCCGGCGCACGCCAGCACGGCGAAGGGCCGGCACCACGCGCATTAGGCCCACGTCCCAGCCGATGCGGTCGCCGCCTGCACTACCGCCTCCATCTATGAGCAAGGCCCGGCCCGATGGGCTCTGAACAAGGATGGCATCGCCCTGCCCCACGTCCATAACCGTGACCACGAGCGCGGACGGCGGCCGAAGTGCCGCAGCGTACCAGAGCGCAAGCGCACAAACCCACACCGCAACGCCGGCCAGCAGTTGCGAGCGGCGCATATGCCAGCATCCCGAGAGCACTGCCACGCAGGTGCCCATGAGCAGGAACAGGGCCGCTGCCGCAACAGGGGATACCGGAGGCGTTGGCACCGCCGCCCACCCGAGCGAGCCGAAGCGCGACCCGATCCACAGCACCGCCTCCAGCGGCAGGCGCAGCAAGCTCAACA
Proteins encoded in this window:
- a CDS encoding 30S ribosomal protein S20, whose amino-acid sequence is MLPGVLLGAHPGGNLWRWGGHARIAQDRRSPWAADGGIGVAKRIKSGLKHFRKSARRAQANLSVKSKVKSLVRTATTPEEIGVAQAALDKAAARKVIHPNTAARRKSRIMRRASGRAG
- the hrcA gene encoding heat-inducible transcription repressor HrcA, producing the protein MLKLDARRRILLRTVVEEHVRTAEPVGSEHAALRGRLQVSPATIRSALASMEELGLLTHPHTSAGRIPTDRGYRVYVDMLPKADSLSSSARQKIRRRLGDPVEEPGDVASEAARVLAGMTGYASVVAAPGLQEQMFASLHLVPLAERRALAVIATEAGALQGRSIELPEGVVPDDLEHLSRAITHRLQGSRVGELTHQRLEQVLGEASHHYRWLEEVKAWLWRDLARGVRPRIRVAGARHLLAEPEFKIPDRATRLFEALEDESVLEAVLAAVPEEGVWILIGGENPHEELRACSLVMAAYRAGDRRGGTVGILGPTRMRYRSAVTAVRYVAESLSEAMRSSA
- the murJ gene encoding murein biosynthesis integral membrane protein MurJ, which translates into the protein MSVHPRQRLAHAATLLAGATVGSRVLGLVREIVVAAMFGASDARAAFVIGYYVPFFVQRLLIGGTLSIVLIPTISDTLARDDESEMRQVTARLFTLVLAFGVGMVVVGQIAAPALVRLAAPGFAGDPVQFVRTVALTRVNFLAMFFLALAVFATAYLQALRRFTAPAVAPLAFNVAIIAGTLMLGPRMGITGLAVAWVAGTAVQFLVQVPAMHAAGFRYRPQFDLSHPAIRTAMRLALPAMLGLAIVEINAYVGRFFASLLPVATGVNAVAALDYAYEMVQAPVGILAISVATVLFPGMSRLASEGDRVGLRQTATLGLRTLLFLTVPVSLGLAVFARPLVQLVFERGEFGPPATGAVAACLAAYATGLVPVAAYYVVTRTFYSLKNMRTPVAIGAAMVFLNAALAFALMRVMGVAGIALASAVVAFVNVGLLLWMLARSLGPLDGRRIMGTAGRILVSAASAVWAGWMVAQRGLLDGRFVERADLLFLAFGVGVAALVYLAACALLRVEELALVRGLLRRRSVRTVP
- the holA gene encoding DNA polymerase III subunit delta, whose translation is MRSGVDGPTLIIGDEEYLAEQTLARLLDETLPPDDRQLNLDVLDGGAPVGELLIRLDTAPFFGPRRVVVIRRLEAMREADQEALVTYLERGDSPTTGIFIAREMDRRRRLFLTFKRVGTIIECRPIPPRDRPAWVAALFVAAGKIPGRGVAEGLVATSGGSLRDLYHEVAKLAAYVGERPQVTTADVEAIASRLGEATIFTLVDAVGGGNAGGALGALHDNLATHEPLQVLFMIVRQFRLIARAHAAAAKGRSSERLAEHLGVHPFVARKIAEQARGYRADQFAGIFDALEAADRAIKSGSAPRLVLETLIVRLAGRRAPAAQQRTASRA